The Tubulanus polymorphus chromosome 1, tnTubPoly1.2, whole genome shotgun sequence genome contains a region encoding:
- the LOC141914652 gene encoding sialin-like → MDPTSASRFCSTRYILAYVGFFGFMGAYALRFNMSVAIVCMVKTDDVAANGTDAYRYKTSDDKCNPDNSTISRTFEGEFDWDRQTQGWVLSSFFWGYIITQIPAGWIGDRFGSKIVFGVGVTLASVATILLPIAARGHVYAVIFLRFVMGLSTGVIFPAMHGLWARWAPVQERTTLMALTYSGTMVGNIFAFFISGILCQYVGWSSIFYVIGGLILMWSILWFTLVYDSPELHPRISPAERSFILANTSQAVRSKTCKIPWVASLKSGPMWAILAAHVCSDWGGYTMMTSLPTYMNDVLYFDIKQNGIYNALPYIGKFLITIFGGEVADAMRKRYSTTAVRKFFQITAFLIPTAFTVATGYLECTQPVLAVTFLVIAVTFSALSRCAFTVNHVDIAPRFAGMFFGVSNSVATIPGMLAPIAAAQITYDRSRESWLIVFYICAAFYLFGAIVYAIFASGVEQEWAKVEVDDRQDDETRAALTKSKTAESVIC, encoded by the exons ATGGATCCTACTTCAG CTTCGAGATTTTGCTCTACGAGGTACATTCTTGCTTACGTTGGTTTTTTCGGCTTTATGGGTGCGTACGCCTTGCGATTCAACATGAGCGTGGCCATAGTCTGCATGGTGAAAACTGATGATGTCGCGGCAAATGGAACTGACGCTTACCGGTATAAAACCAGTGACGATAAATGTAACCCTGACAATTCAACCATCTCGCGCACATTT GAAGGAGAATTCGACTGGGACCGTCAAACCCAGGGTTGGGTGCTATCGTCCTTTTTTTGGGGATACATAATAACGCAGATTCCCGCCGGATGGATTGGTGACCGATTCGGCAGTAAAATCGTTTTCGGAGTTGGAGTTACGTTGGCGTCTGTTGCTACTATACTGTTACCCATAGCCGCGCGTGGACACGTTTATGCCGTCATTTTCCTTCGATTTGTTATGGGTTTATCTACG GGTGTAATATTTCCGGCTATGCACGGACTTTGGGCGAGATGGGCTCCTGTTCAAGAACGGACGACACTGATGGCATTAACTTATTCAG GTACTATGGTTGGCAACATATTCGCCTTTTTCATATCAGGTATTCTTTGCCAATACGTGGGATGGTCATCAATTTTCTACGTTATAG GTGGATTAATTCTAATGTGGAGTATATTGTGGTTTACTCTCGTGTACGATTCGCCAGAACTCCATCCTAGAATTAGTCCTGCTGAGCGATCTTTCATTCTCGCCAATACATCGCAGGCTGTCAGATCAAAG ACTTGCAAAATTCCTTGGGTGGCATCACTGAAATCTGGCCCCATGTGGGCGATATTAGCAGCCCATGTATGCAGTGATTGGGGCGGCTATACGATGATGACTAGTCTGCCTACGTACATGAACGACGTtctgtattttgatatcaaaCAG AATGGAATTTACAACGCGTTACCATACATAGGAAAGTTTCTTATCACCATTTTCGGTGGAGAAGTTGCCGATGCGATGAGAAAGCGATATTCCACGACGGCTGTTCGaaagttttttcaaataactg CTTTTCTGATACCGACTGCATTTACCGTAGCCACCGGATACTTAGAATGTACTCAGCCTGTTTTGGCTGTGACTTTCCTAGTTATAGCCGTCACGTTTAGCGCGTTAAGTAGATGCGCATTTACGGTTAATCACGTGGATATTGCACCCAG ATTTGCTGGAATGTTCTTCGGTGTGAGCAACAGCGTTGCGACTATACCTGGTATGCTAGCGCCCATTGCCGCTGCACAGATCACTTACGAC CGGTCACGAGAGAGCTGGTTAATCGTGTTCTACATATGCGCAGCGTTTTATTTGTTCGGCGCGATCGTTTACGCCATTTTTGCTTCGGGCGTCGAACAAGAATGGGCCAAGGTCGAAGTCGACGACCGGCAAGATGACGAAACTCGCGCCGCTTTGACGAAGAGCAAGACCGCGGAATCTGTTATTtgttaa
- the LOC141911030 gene encoding uncharacterized protein LOC141911030: protein MEPGHPSTPNRRPQPVPLASKPEPPSILKIPKTEQDEVEQQELQLFDIDAASDIPSTEEDARVKPKRIRKRKRCPVCGEFKVNVTRHLSAVHTREDRCAYDVTKRENSAMKYRQCPLCTKMVTRLDKHLTRHSTHALQKNSTAYVAAMSHK from the exons ATGGAACCGGGTCACCCGTCGACACCGAACCGTCGACCGCAGCCTGTGCCGCTGGCGTCGAAACCAGAGCCTCCATCTATATTGAAAATACCGAAGACCGAGCAGGACGAGGTGGAGCAGCAAGAGTTGCAGTTGTTCGATATCGACGCCGCGTCGGAC ataCCGTCGACCGAGGAGGACGCGCGAGTGAAACCAAAACGAATCCGAAAACGAAAACGTTGCCCCGTCTGCGGGGAGTTCAAAGTCAACGTGACGCGGCACCTGAGCGCCGTACACACCCGAGAGGATCGCTGCGCGTACGACGtaacaaaaagagaaaactCGGCCATGAAATATCGTCAGTGCCCGTTATGTACGAAGATGGTGACTCGACTTGATAAACACCTTACCCGTCACAGCACACACGCGCTACAGAAGAATTCTACTGCGTACGTCGCCGCCATGAGCCATAAATGA